One region of Dysidea avara chromosome 1, odDysAvar1.4, whole genome shotgun sequence genomic DNA includes:
- the LOC136252069 gene encoding sorbitol dehydrogenase-like — MEEPVHEKTRTDDDDNVALVLYGVDDLRMVPWEKPSPKPGEVLLRMQSVGICTSDVHFWTWGRIGDYVVTSPMVMGHEASGCVVAVGDGVKNLQVGDRVAVEPGVPCRHCNYCKQGRYNLCPDVKCCSCPPVHGSLTHYYCHDADFCYKLPNNIPYDHAALLEPLSVAVHACQRGGVCLGSKVLICGAGPIGLVCLLTAKACGAAHVIITDLMEQRLEVAMAMGADQVVKVDTKDTQKLANHIRDTMGDAPDVSIECTGVEASITTAIYATRSGGVVALIGLGAPMATVPIVNAVLREVDIRGVFRYHNCYPVAMEMLSSGSVPADKLDHMITHHYKLADSLEAFETAKTGRGGAIKVIIHCD; from the exons ATGGAGGAGCCAGTTCATGAGAAGACTCgtactgatgatgatgataatgtcgCTCTAGTATTGTATGGGGTGGATGACCTGAGGATG GTACCATGGGAGAAGCCATCACCTAAACCAGGAG AGGTGTTACTAAGGATGCAATCAGTTGGTATTTGTACTAGTGACGTTCACTTCTGGACATGGGGTAGAATTGGTGACTATGTGGTCACATCTCCCATGGTGATGGGTCATGAGGCTAGTGGGTGTGTCGTTGCTGTTGGTGATGGAGTAAAGAACCTTCAAGTAG GTGACCGGGTTGCCGTGGAGCCGGGGGTACCATGCCGACATTGTAACTACTGTAAACAAGGTCGTTACAACTTGTGCCCTGATGTGAAGTGCTGTTCATGTCCCCCAGTACATGGGTCACTAACACACTACTATTGTCACGATGCTGACTTCTGCTACAA GTTGCCAAACAACATACCATATGATCACGCAGCATTATTGGAGCCATTATCTGTAGCAGTTCATGCTTGTCAACGAGGTGGAGTGTGTCTGGGTAGCAAGGTATTGATCTGTGGAGCAG GTCCTATTGGTCTAGTGTGTCTACTAACAGCAAAGGCTTGTGGAGCAGCTCATGTAATCATTACTG ATCTTATGGAGCAGAGGTTGGAGGTTGCTATGGCGATGGGGGCAGACCAGGTAGTCAAAGTAGACACCAAAGATACACAGAAACTAGCCAATCATATCAGAGATACGATGGGTGATGCTCCAGATGTGTCCATAGAGTGCACAGGAGTAGAAGCTAGTATTACCACGGCGATATAT GCAACTCGGTCAGGGGGTGTAGTAGCACTAATTGGACTTGGTGCTCCCATGGCAACTGTTCCTATAGTAAATGCTGTACTAAGAGAAGTTGATATTAGAGGAGTATTTAGATATCATAACTG CTACCCGGTTGCTATGGAAATGTTGTCCTCTGGCAGTGTACCAGCAGACAagctggatcacatgatcacgcATCATTACAAATTGGCAGATAGCCTGGAGGCATTTGAGACAGCAAAGACAGGAAGGGGTGGGGCTATCAAAGTGATTATACATTGTGATTAA